The Vibrio pomeroyi genome window below encodes:
- a CDS encoding RidA family protein, with product MTKVLHTESAPAAIGPYVQGVDLGNMVLTSGQIPVNPATGEVSADIAVQARQSLDNVQAVVEASGLTVKDIVKLTVFVKDLNDFGTVNEVYGKFFDEHGVANYPARSCVEVARLPKDVGIEIEAIAVRK from the coding sequence ATGACTAAAGTACTTCACACAGAATCTGCTCCAGCTGCAATCGGCCCATACGTACAAGGTGTTGACCTTGGCAACATGGTACTGACTTCTGGTCAAATCCCAGTAAACCCAGCAACTGGTGAAGTATCTGCGGATATCGCAGTGCAAGCTCGCCAATCTCTAGACAACGTTCAAGCGGTTGTTGAAGCCTCAGGCCTGACTGTAAAAGACATCGTAAAACTAACGGTATTCGTTAAAGACCTAAACGACTTCGGCACAGTAAACGAAGTTTACGGCAAATTCTTCGATGAGCACGGCGTTGCAAACTACCCTGCACGTTCATGTGTTGAAGTTGCTCGTCTGCCAAAAGATGTAGGTATCGAGATCGAAGCTATTGCGGTTCGCAAATAG
- a CDS encoding 1-acylglycerol-3-phosphate O-acyltransferase, with amino-acid sequence MIAILRIFAVAIFAILMFVFGCGYCLLSPRNPKHVFTFGRYFGRMSKIFGMKLELRIPEDAYSRGQHVYVANHQNSWDLFTISSAVTPKVVTVGKKSLVWMPLFGQLYWLTGNILIDRANRSKAVGTIDQVVTSLKESDVSVWMFPEGTRSRGRGLLPFKTGAFHAAIGAGLPIIPIVCSSTGGVKLNRWNNGHVIVEMLPPISTEGFDKSNVRELANLAREQMAAKLEELDKEVVELNKK; translated from the coding sequence ATGATAGCAATATTACGTATTTTCGCAGTGGCGATATTTGCGATTCTTATGTTTGTATTTGGGTGTGGTTACTGTTTACTGAGCCCACGTAATCCGAAACACGTATTTACCTTTGGCCGTTACTTCGGTCGTATGTCGAAAATTTTCGGCATGAAGTTAGAACTTCGTATCCCAGAAGATGCTTATTCTCGTGGCCAACATGTGTATGTGGCGAACCACCAGAACAGCTGGGATCTATTCACGATTTCATCAGCGGTAACGCCTAAAGTTGTGACGGTTGGTAAGAAGAGCCTAGTGTGGATGCCGCTATTTGGTCAGCTTTACTGGCTGACGGGTAACATTCTTATTGACCGTGCTAACCGCAGCAAAGCGGTAGGTACTATTGATCAGGTAGTGACTAGCCTAAAAGAGAGCGACGTTTCAGTATGGATGTTCCCTGAAGGGACGCGTTCTCGTGGTCGCGGTTTGCTGCCATTCAAAACGGGTGCTTTCCATGCTGCGATTGGTGCTGGCTTGCCGATTATCCCTATCGTGTGTAGCTCAACGGGTGGCGTGAAGCTAAACCGTTGGAACAATGGTCATGTGATTGTTGAGATGCTGCCCCCAATCAGCACTGAAGGTTTTGATAAGTCTAACGTTCGTGAACTGGCTAACTTAGCTCGTGAGCAAATGGCTGCGAAACTTGAAGAATTAGACAAAGAAGTGGTTGAGCTCAACAAGAAGTAA
- the murA gene encoding UDP-N-acetylglucosamine 1-carboxyvinyltransferase, whose protein sequence is MEKFRVIGSDKPLSGEVTISGAKNAALPILFASILAEEPVEVSNVPHLRDIDTTMELLKRLGAKVSRNGSVHVDGSEINEFCAPYDLVKTMRASIWALGPLVARFGEGQVSLPGGCAIGARPVDLHIHGLEQLGATITLEDGYVKASVDGRLKGAHIVMDKVSVGATITIMCAATLAEGTTVLDNSAREPEIVDTADFLNKLGAKISGAGTDTITIEGVERLGGGQHSVVADRIETGTFLVAAAVSGGKVVCRNTNAHLLEAALAKLEEAGAKVETGEDWISLDMTGRELKAVKIVTAPHPGFPTDMQAQFTLLNMMAKGSGVITETIFENRFMHIPELQRMGAKAEIEGNTAICGETEKLSGAQVMATDLRASASLVIAGCIAQGETIVDRIYHIDRGYDKIEDKLSALGANITRFRESS, encoded by the coding sequence ATGGAAAAGTTTCGAGTTATTGGATCGGACAAGCCGCTAAGCGGTGAAGTGACGATCTCAGGCGCAAAAAATGCAGCGCTACCTATCTTATTTGCTTCAATTCTTGCTGAAGAGCCAGTGGAAGTGAGTAATGTTCCTCACCTACGTGACATCGATACCACGATGGAACTACTAAAGCGTCTTGGCGCAAAAGTATCACGTAACGGTAGTGTTCATGTTGATGGCAGCGAAATTAATGAATTTTGTGCGCCTTACGATTTAGTAAAAACAATGCGTGCTTCTATCTGGGCTTTAGGTCCACTGGTGGCTCGTTTTGGTGAAGGCCAAGTGTCACTTCCTGGTGGTTGTGCGATTGGTGCTCGTCCAGTTGATCTGCATATCCATGGCCTAGAGCAGCTAGGTGCAACGATTACGTTGGAAGATGGTTATGTTAAAGCAAGCGTTGATGGCCGTCTGAAAGGCGCGCACATCGTGATGGATAAAGTAAGCGTTGGCGCTACGATTACTATCATGTGTGCAGCAACACTCGCGGAAGGTACAACAGTATTAGACAACTCTGCGCGTGAGCCTGAGATTGTTGATACCGCAGACTTCCTAAACAAACTGGGTGCTAAGATCTCTGGCGCAGGTACAGATACGATTACTATCGAAGGTGTTGAACGCCTTGGTGGTGGTCAACACTCTGTGGTTGCAGACCGTATTGAAACGGGCACGTTCCTTGTTGCTGCGGCAGTGTCTGGCGGTAAAGTTGTTTGTCGTAACACTAACGCTCATCTTCTTGAAGCTGCATTAGCGAAGCTTGAAGAAGCGGGTGCGAAGGTTGAAACGGGCGAAGACTGGATCAGCCTTGATATGACAGGTCGTGAGCTGAAAGCGGTGAAAATCGTAACAGCACCTCACCCTGGTTTCCCAACCGACATGCAAGCTCAGTTTACCCTGCTTAACATGATGGCGAAGGGCAGTGGTGTTATCACTGAGACTATCTTTGAAAACCGCTTCATGCACATTCCTGAATTACAGCGAATGGGTGCAAAAGCAGAAATCGAAGGCAACACGGCTATCTGTGGTGAAACGGAAAAATTGAGCGGCGCTCAAGTAATGGCAACGGACCTTCGTGCATCAGCGAGCCTTGTTATTGCTGGCTGTATCGCTCAAGGTGAAACCATCGTTGACCGTATTTATCACATCGATCGTGGCTACGATAAGATTGAAGATAAACTGTCAGCCCTAGGCGCAAACATTACACGATTTCGTGAGTCTAGCTAA
- the ibaG gene encoding BolA family iron metabolism protein IbaG: MDSTKVQELLAEALNLQEIFVKGEGSHYEVVAVDPCFDGMNRVKKQQLIYGPLMEYIQRNDIHALSIKAFTPEEWERDKKLMSL, translated from the coding sequence GTGGACAGCACAAAAGTACAAGAATTATTAGCAGAGGCACTGAACCTTCAAGAGATTTTCGTGAAGGGTGAAGGCAGTCATTACGAAGTTGTTGCAGTTGATCCATGTTTTGACGGCATGAATCGAGTTAAGAAGCAGCAACTAATCTACGGCCCACTAATGGAATACATTCAACGCAATGACATCCATGCTCTTTCTATTAAGGCTTTCACGCCAGAAGAGTGGGAACGTGATAAGAAACTGATGTCACTTTAA